A genomic window from Pungitius pungitius chromosome 12, fPunPun2.1, whole genome shotgun sequence includes:
- the glis2b gene encoding zinc finger protein GLIS2b isoform X1, translated as MLSLDEPLDLKLPRRVNGWDRGPRSTPNSPLHPKRARLLHMTDDGTAVIEPASPASPHTGVQVVPNNRADTPTPPAVDLSMSPSSRHTPSSPEMTNGNYISSGNSHMSQAFQFFMPIGAGAGLHLPSSMFIGQTSDKRASPDLSADEQLACHWKKCHLLFDSLQDLVDHVNDFHVKPEKDSGYCCHWEGCARKGRGFNARYKMLIHIRTHTNEKPHRCPTCNKSFSRLENLKIHNRSHTGEKPYICPYEGCNKRYSNSSDRFKHTRTHYVDKPYYCKMVGCLKRYTDPSSLRKHIKAHGHFVTQEQGSSGGVGSLLRGSPSGVLAGGGGKDSELSYVSAAHIIIPGAAAAFLGGHALQGLGGALPLSPLSPRPLDLSALGCPGSPQGGLGGAPIMSFNGSPLGLAKSHLLSAGFPSSALGLSMMPLLGASSERRSHSRQAKRGRMEEAENRSTGGVLNLSAGSHDPLSWVVIPPGTVVLKPAVVN; from the exons ATGCTGTCCCTGGACGAGCCCCTGGACCTGAAGCTCCCTCGGCGGGTGAATGGGTGGGACCGAGGGCCGCGCTCCACCCCCAATTCCCCGCTGCACCCCAAGCGAGCTCGCCTGCTCCACATGACGGACGACGGCACGGCGGTCATAGAGCCCGCCTCGCCGGCATCGCCACACACGG gTGTGCAGGTGGTCCCCAATAATCGGGCAGACACCCCCACGCCCCCTGCCGTGGACCTGAGCATGTCTCCCTCCTCCCGTCACACCCCCAGCTCTCCGGAAATGACCAACGGCAACTACATCTCCTCAGGA AATTCTCACATGTCACAGGCCTTTCAGTTCTTCATGCCGATCGGAGCCGGGGCGGGACTTCACCTGCCGTCCTCCATGTTCATTGGCCAGACCAGCGACAAGAGAGCCTCTCCTGACCTCTCAGCGGATGAACAGCTGGCCTGCCACTGGAAGAAA TGCCATCTGCTCTTTGACTCCCTGCAAGACCTGGTGGACCATGTCAATGACTTCCATGTCAAGCCCGAGAAGGATTCTGGGTACTGCTGCCACTGGGAGGGCTGTGCTCGCAAAGGGAGGGGTTTCAACGCCCG CTACAAGATGCTTATCCACATCCGCACTCACACTAACGAGAAGCCCCATCGCTGTCCCACCTGCAACAAGAGCTTCTCGCGCCTGGAGAACCTCAAGATACACAACCGGTCCCACACAG GTGAAAAGCCCTACATTTGTCCTTACGAGGGTTGCAACAAGCGCTACTCAAACTCCAGCGACCGCTTcaagcacacgcgcacacactatGTGGACAAGCCTTACTACTGCAAGATGGTGGGCTGCCTGAAGCGCTACACGGACCCCAGCTCCCTCCGCAAGCACATCAAGGCCCACGGCCACTTTGTGACTCAGGAGCAGGGCTCCTCGGGCGGAGTGGGCTCGCTGCTGAGGGGGAGTCCGAGTGGAGTGCTCGCCGGAGGAGGGGGTAAGGATTCAGAGCTGTCCTACGTGAGTGCGGCCCACATCATCATcccgggggcggcggcggctttcCTCGGGGGCCACGCTCTGCAGGGCCTTGGCGGCGCCCTTCCCCTGTCCCCCCTCAGCCCTCGGCCCCTGGATCTGAGCGCGCTGGGTTGCCCCGGCTCACCTCAAGGCGGCCTGGGAGGCGCGCCCATCATGTCCTTCAACGGGTCTCCGCTGGGCCTGGCCAAGTCCCACCTGCTCTCCGCCGGCTTCCCCTCCTCGGCCCTGGGCCTGTCCATGATGCCCTTGCTGGGGGCTTCGTCCGAGCGGAGGTCCCACAGCAGACAGGCCAAGAGGGGTCggatggaggaggcagagaaCCGGTCGACCGGGGGGGTCTTGAACCTCTCGGCGGGATCCCATGATCCCCTATCGTGGGTGGTCATCCCCCCAGGCACTGTGGTGCTCAAGCCAGCTGTGGTCAActga
- the LOC119219948 gene encoding mitochondrial import inner membrane translocase subunit tim16-like isoform X3, giving the protein MAKYLAQIVVMGAQVVGRAFARALKQEFAASQAAAQARNSAGQHSAAASSITGMSLQEAQQILHVSELTPEAIQKNYEHLFKVNDKSVGGSFYLQSKVVRAKERLDEELSIQTQNKQPPHQKTET; this is encoded by the exons ATG GCTAAATATCTTGCACAGATCGTTGTGATGGGAGCACAGGTGGTGGGACGTGCTTTTGCTCGAGCTTTAAAGCAAGAATTTGCAG CCAGTCAAGCGGCAGCGCAGGCCAGGAACAGTGCGGGTCAGCACTCTGCTGCAGCCTCGAGCATCACCGGGATGAGCCTACAAGAGGCGCAGCAGATCCTCCATGTCTCCGAACTCACCCCGGAGGCTATTCAGAAG AATTACGAGCACCTTTTTAAAGTCAATGACAAGTCGGTGGGTGGTTCATTTTACCTACAATCAAAA GTGGTGCGTGCTAAAGAGCGTCTAGATGAGGAACTAAGTATTCAGACGCAAAATAAGCAGCCGCCACATCAGAAAACTGAAACATGA
- the LOC119219948 gene encoding mitochondrial import inner membrane translocase subunit tim16-like isoform X2: MKAKYLAQIVVMGAQVVGRAFARALKQEFAASQAAAQARNSAGQHSAAASSITGMSLQEAQQILHVSELTPEAIQKNYEHLFKVNDKSVGGSFYLQSKVVRAKERLDEELSIQTQNKQPPHQKTET; encoded by the exons ATGAAG GCTAAATATCTTGCACAGATCGTTGTGATGGGAGCACAGGTGGTGGGACGTGCTTTTGCTCGAGCTTTAAAGCAAGAATTTGCAG CCAGTCAAGCGGCAGCGCAGGCCAGGAACAGTGCGGGTCAGCACTCTGCTGCAGCCTCGAGCATCACCGGGATGAGCCTACAAGAGGCGCAGCAGATCCTCCATGTCTCCGAACTCACCCCGGAGGCTATTCAGAAG AATTACGAGCACCTTTTTAAAGTCAATGACAAGTCGGTGGGTGGTTCATTTTACCTACAATCAAAA GTGGTGCGTGCTAAAGAGCGTCTAGATGAGGAACTAAGTATTCAGACGCAAAATAAGCAGCCGCCACATCAGAAAACTGAAACATGA
- the glis2b gene encoding zinc finger protein GLIS2b isoform X2, which translates to MLSLDEPLDLKLPRRVNGWDRGPRSTPNSPLHPKRARLLHMTDDGTAVIEPASPASPHTGVQVVPNNRADTPTPPAVDLSMSPSSRHTPSSPEMTNGNYISSGAFQFFMPIGAGAGLHLPSSMFIGQTSDKRASPDLSADEQLACHWKKCHLLFDSLQDLVDHVNDFHVKPEKDSGYCCHWEGCARKGRGFNARYKMLIHIRTHTNEKPHRCPTCNKSFSRLENLKIHNRSHTGEKPYICPYEGCNKRYSNSSDRFKHTRTHYVDKPYYCKMVGCLKRYTDPSSLRKHIKAHGHFVTQEQGSSGGVGSLLRGSPSGVLAGGGGKDSELSYVSAAHIIIPGAAAAFLGGHALQGLGGALPLSPLSPRPLDLSALGCPGSPQGGLGGAPIMSFNGSPLGLAKSHLLSAGFPSSALGLSMMPLLGASSERRSHSRQAKRGRMEEAENRSTGGVLNLSAGSHDPLSWVVIPPGTVVLKPAVVN; encoded by the exons ATGCTGTCCCTGGACGAGCCCCTGGACCTGAAGCTCCCTCGGCGGGTGAATGGGTGGGACCGAGGGCCGCGCTCCACCCCCAATTCCCCGCTGCACCCCAAGCGAGCTCGCCTGCTCCACATGACGGACGACGGCACGGCGGTCATAGAGCCCGCCTCGCCGGCATCGCCACACACGG gTGTGCAGGTGGTCCCCAATAATCGGGCAGACACCCCCACGCCCCCTGCCGTGGACCTGAGCATGTCTCCCTCCTCCCGTCACACCCCCAGCTCTCCGGAAATGACCAACGGCAACTACATCTCCTCAGGA GCCTTTCAGTTCTTCATGCCGATCGGAGCCGGGGCGGGACTTCACCTGCCGTCCTCCATGTTCATTGGCCAGACCAGCGACAAGAGAGCCTCTCCTGACCTCTCAGCGGATGAACAGCTGGCCTGCCACTGGAAGAAA TGCCATCTGCTCTTTGACTCCCTGCAAGACCTGGTGGACCATGTCAATGACTTCCATGTCAAGCCCGAGAAGGATTCTGGGTACTGCTGCCACTGGGAGGGCTGTGCTCGCAAAGGGAGGGGTTTCAACGCCCG CTACAAGATGCTTATCCACATCCGCACTCACACTAACGAGAAGCCCCATCGCTGTCCCACCTGCAACAAGAGCTTCTCGCGCCTGGAGAACCTCAAGATACACAACCGGTCCCACACAG GTGAAAAGCCCTACATTTGTCCTTACGAGGGTTGCAACAAGCGCTACTCAAACTCCAGCGACCGCTTcaagcacacgcgcacacactatGTGGACAAGCCTTACTACTGCAAGATGGTGGGCTGCCTGAAGCGCTACACGGACCCCAGCTCCCTCCGCAAGCACATCAAGGCCCACGGCCACTTTGTGACTCAGGAGCAGGGCTCCTCGGGCGGAGTGGGCTCGCTGCTGAGGGGGAGTCCGAGTGGAGTGCTCGCCGGAGGAGGGGGTAAGGATTCAGAGCTGTCCTACGTGAGTGCGGCCCACATCATCATcccgggggcggcggcggctttcCTCGGGGGCCACGCTCTGCAGGGCCTTGGCGGCGCCCTTCCCCTGTCCCCCCTCAGCCCTCGGCCCCTGGATCTGAGCGCGCTGGGTTGCCCCGGCTCACCTCAAGGCGGCCTGGGAGGCGCGCCCATCATGTCCTTCAACGGGTCTCCGCTGGGCCTGGCCAAGTCCCACCTGCTCTCCGCCGGCTTCCCCTCCTCGGCCCTGGGCCTGTCCATGATGCCCTTGCTGGGGGCTTCGTCCGAGCGGAGGTCCCACAGCAGACAGGCCAAGAGGGGTCggatggaggaggcagagaaCCGGTCGACCGGGGGGGTCTTGAACCTCTCGGCGGGATCCCATGATCCCCTATCGTGGGTGGTCATCCCCCCAGGCACTGTGGTGCTCAAGCCAGCTGTGGTCAActga